The region CTCAGGCCAGTAGGCAAACTGTGGCCGTACTTCCTCTGAAGGTGTTCGTACCTCCTCGAAAGTCGATATTGTTGTTTGACTCCGCCTGTTCTCACTCTGTGGAAAATTAGTATCAGACATGGTGTTCAGACTAGGGCGATCGTACAGAAGAGCCACTGAATTCCTCCTCAAACTCTTCGAATTCACTGGAGTCATCCTCAATGTCGGTATAAGCAACGCTAATGTGTGAGAGCGGACGCTCCAGCGACGACCGGGCCGTCAGAGCATTTGAAAAGAACGACTGGGCTTTTCCCCTCTCGAACATTTCCACGCCCGGCTCCAGCGGGGTGATGGGTGTCATGGCCTGCTAAAGGTATGTTAGAAGAAGTGGGATGTGCATCAAAACCGGGTTCGAGCTTACCATGATGACGGATTTGGTCGGCTTGCTCCCAGAAGTAGGGAATATGGCTGTTCGTCGGACTGCTACAAACTATGCCGAGCAATTGTCGCGAGCATGGTACACACACACACTTTAGCAGCACAACGGTCGGAAACGGAGAAAAGGACCCTACGGGTGGAGAGCGCTTGCGAGTCTTTTGTAGAGAGTGCTTGGGCGCCGTTGATGGTGGGGAAGTGTGGTTGGACAGTATCACACTGTCTATTGCTGCATGGGACAGCGCATGCCTGCTGGCACCGGCCACTGAGGACTCTCGAGTCTGCTACAGACACCGGTCGGCGGCCAATGTGCATCCGGAGCTTTCCCGCTCGCATGCTGGTCGAGGTTTAGGTTGGCGCTTAGACTACAGCGTTGAGAGGCGTGAGACAGCCCCGATTCGCTACTGTGCAGATTGGCTTGCGGGCTAATTTCGCTCTTTCGGGACACGTAATTGCCATTAATATCGTGAACGGCGGCCCAGATGCAAGCCACAACAGGGCCGTCGGGGATCCACTCATGATCAAGCAGGGCCGACGACGGCAGCGGATCGTGTCGCCGCTTGTCGAGTGGTTGCAGATGCAGTGAAGATCTGGCCCATGGCGTGCGCGCACCGCTGTTGGCTGCTCTGGTCTTGTGCGCCGCCCCAGAGTACGTAGCTCGGAAAGATTATTGTCCAGTCGCAAGTATGAGGCTGTCAAGTGACATTGAAGAAGTTTGACTGGGGCGTCTGCGTGGCTTGTCGGTGAAGGCTGAAAGCTGGCTGGGAAGTGGGTGCTAGTCGGGCTGGCATCACGTGTCAACATGCAAGCACGCGATATTGGCACAACCGCATCACATGCGGGTGAGTTCCGTGCTCGACGGCTGCTTGCAGCCCCGGacgccgccgccgccgagTCGACTCGATTGTCGTCATTGTTGTAGTCGCGGGATCCGAGGATACCTATCTGTCGTGCACGTTGGTCGGGCCTACCTCAAATTTCTTGCGCTGTTGTGCTACCTGGCACAAGACGTGTTCCTGGCGAAATAGAGATGTGATACGTGTACCGATAGCGGACCCGATCTTGACTCGCCCCcctcccccccccccccccccccccccagGCCGCTGGCCGCTGGCCGCTGGCATAGCAGACCGCGTTTCCGACCGTTGCAATGCTACTACGCCTAGCCCACGGATAGCAAGCAGGGCAGCAACCCTCGTGACGGCTTGCGATGGAACCCTCATCAATGCGCCGACCAACAGTGGCGCAGATGGCTCGCACACAGCGAGCCCGTGACTGCAAAGCTCTGCGGGCGGCCGCACCTTTTTCGCCTCTTGTGCTCCGCTACCACGACAGCCTCGTCGGAGCGTGGTTTGGATAGACGAATCAGGTTGGTGACATGGCTTCCAGCGACCAGACTACCAGACCGCAAGTCGTGCAAGTTGGTGCAAGCATGATCCCAAGCACAGGTCGAAACACGACGCCAAGCAGCAAGAGAAGTTCCACCTTTGGTGCTATGCTGGATGCGTTGGGGGATACCAGCGGAACGGCTGCTGTCCCACCTGAATTACAGCACAAGCCGGAGTCACAACGCAGGCTCGGTGGAAAGTTCTGCGCAGAAATTTGTCAAGTCAACCGCTAGCCCGACGTGTGCCCGATGTGCGAGCAAGCCAAGATGTTGAGGAGCGCAGTTCGCGATGACAATCTAATTCTCATTATCCATGTCTAGTAATGGTAATGGAGCAGCTACACAGCGGGATGCAGCGGGAACTGGCAACGAGCACATACCACTGCTGGATCTATGCCAGGCTGGACAGATTCCAGCAGGATGCGGGTATCCTAATGAGCAATGAATGCGCGCTGTCAGGTGAGCGATGCCACGATGGTCTTTGCGACCGAGAAGGTACCCAGGTACCCAGGTACTCAAGGGCGATTCGTGGACGTGCAAGTATTGACAGCAATTGTCGGTAACCAATGAGGCGGCCTTGATGCAGTATCACACACCCAAAGCGGCCTCGCTTGGGTTGTGAGAGGGTAAGTCGCAGGCCCCTAATTATGGGCAATTATGGTCATGCGTGGGAGGATAATTAACGGCCTATACTTAGCACCAGCCTCTTCCCCTGTCACCAGCCGAGCTGTCGCTGCCGGTGGCTTGCCCCGCAATGCGGGCTAGCAGCATCTGTGCTGTCATTGGGCGAATCGGCCCGCTAACAAAAGCTTGGCCTGCAAAATCCAACTCCAACGACATGCACAAGCGATGGCTTCGCGTGGGCGCGCACGCTGACTGGAGGAATGGCACATGTCGTGCTACGCCCACTGGCCGCGGTACACGAAGGCTCACCCACTCCAAGTCGTCTGCTCGCCTAGCTCGGAAAACCATCGTCAACAGACCTGCCGTGTTGGGGCGACCTTGCGGTCTACCTTTTTCCTTCGCCTAAGTTAGCTGCTAAGTTAGCTGCTCAAGTCCTGCGGTGGAAATGATCACAACTGCGTGGACACGAATTGGGCCGCCGCGACTCTTGTAGGACTCCGTTTTTGAATGCCCCAACGTTCTGGCCAAGCTTCTACAGACGAATAGGCGGATGCCGTCCCAGTCTGCTCCCCTAGCCATGCTACACGCCTGTTGACACGAGAGCACCTAGCTGGCCTGGTACCGAAATCACGCTTCTGCACCACCGGGCAACGGGACATGCAAATGCTATGCAATGCTATGCCATCGTCTGCAGACTTGGCATATTGCAGTCGGTGATCGACGCATCTGCACAAGGCCACCAGTAACGTCCGGCCCGGCCACTTATCGCAGCCGCTGCAAGTGTTTCCTAAGCTCCTCTAGGAACCAAGCTCGATAGTGGTGTCTGCAAGGGGGTTAGGGAAAAAGGCACACGGCCCCAGTCAGCAAAAGGTCTCATGGGAGCATGCTGCCAGTCCCAAACTGGTGAATTAACTTGCTAAGGTTGTTGCGGGGACCACTGAGCCGATCGATAGCCGTGGAGATAGGTAAGCTGGGCGCTGCAGTTGGCTCTAGCGCGGCGGGTAAGTGAGCCCCAAAATAGCAGGGTGCACAGAATGACCCCAAATGTCGACGTCAAGCTGCAGGCCAGCAATATGCCAGCCAATCACTATGCCGTGTCGACGTGCTGCATGGCGTTCGCATCTCCCTCCCGTTGGCCGGCTGCCCTGCCAGATAGCACGGGTCCAAGAATAGATTCAGAAGTATTTGTGAACATTTTAATCCCTTCGTGGTAGATATAAGGTACATGTCTCTCACTAATACCTCTCCACGCAACAGGTAGACCGCATAATTTGGTTCCGCTCCTTCCTTCACATCAAGCCCGCTGGTCGAGCTTCGAATACCCATCTTTAATTACGAGCAGCCCGGTCGAGCCCTGCCATCCTGTCCCTTACGAATCGTCCCGTCGCGCGTTAGTCGTTATTGCCGCTTTGTTTACTGGCTCTCCTCATATACCACCGCTCTGGGTACATCAAGCGTCCATGTCCTCCTCGTCCGCTCCCGCATCTACTACCAAACAGTCCTCAACCATGGTAGGGACTACTACTAACGCTGCCAATGCAGCAAAGCAAGCTGCATCTAAAATGCATCGCCGCTCACGAACAGGTAAGGGCTGCCCTTTGGATGCGCATGCAAGGATCCTGCGCATGGACATTTTTGGCTAACCGCACCTCTGCAGGATGCTTCACATGCCGCCTACGACGAAAGAAGTGTGATGAAGGAAAAGCTTCTTGCCGCGCCTGCAAACACCTTGGCCTCAAGTGCGAATACAAGAGGCCAATGTGGTGGAGCAACAATGAGCAAAGACGGAACCAAAAAGAAGTCATCAAGAACATCATCAAGCGCACCAAGCTCAATGAGAAGACGGCCCAAGGCGGCGCAATGGGTACAAACACCCCACCAAGTCTCTGCCACTCAATGCAAACCGCCGACACCTTCTCAGACGGCGTCAGCTGCACTCGCGCACCATCAGTCGATTCGCAGAACTCGCTGGACTACAACTTCAACCCCGCTGCGACACCCGACTTCTACAACTCGTCAATGCCGCCGCCAATGTTCGCCCCCAGTTTCGCGCATCCAGGACACTACGTCCCATACGACATCGACATCAAGACCGAAAGCCAGATGTTCATCAACGACATTCCCACTCGACGAGACTCAACCATATCTAGCTACAGTCACTACCAAACCCCTCCAGCCGTCAACAACGTCTTTCCCACCGACAACTGGATTCAGCAAGACTACTTTGAGAGTCGCCGCGAGTCCTTCACCGAGGAGCCTCTCGAATTCCCCATTTTTGGTTACACCACCTACGGTGCTTTTAGCCCGTCGCACCAAGCTTCGATCCAGGTAGACGATTGCGACAGGCACCTTCTCAGTCATTTCTTGGATAACATCATGCCTTCGGCCTTCCCAGTCCTCGAGACAAATCAGCCTGGCGCAGCCCAACGCGATGTCATCATCCCTGCATTGGAATCCAACAAGGCATACCTGCACTGCTGCATGAGCATCTCAGCGCTACACATGAAGACGACACAAGGCCTCACAGGAGAGCAGATCGACCAGGACATCCAGCGACACCGCGGTGAAACTGTCCAACAGCTCACTGCTGCCCTTTACAGCGACAGTCAGCACGGCCAGACTCTCGAGGCAGCGCTCGGAATGATCTTCTTCCAATGCTCTGTTGGTAGGTTCAATGACGGTCTTATGGATATTCCGTGGCACGGCCATTTCGAGGCAGTTCAGAACCTTGTTCACAGGCTCGAACTTCCTGCACAGATGGTGGCAATGAATGGACAAGCCAACGCTCAGCCTCCCTTCAACATGACTCTGGCTTCTTGGATCGACATCCTAGGCGCCACCATGCTCGGAAGGACACCTTCATTCGCTGACACTTACCGCGAGAAGCTCATCGCTGACGCGTCTTCTGGCCTTGCCGAACTCATGGGTTGTGAAGATCGCATCATGTACCTGATCTCGGAGATCGCCTGTCTCGAGGCGCTCAAGAACGAGAACATGGACGTTGTGCAGCTTTGCGCGCACATCAAGCTCCTCGGCGAGCAAATCagcttgactgagcctccTCAGGGATCGCTCAACACTGCCTACACATCGACGGGTGAAATTCTCCCCAGGCAGCTCCGCCGAAACATGACGGCAGTATACCGCCTAGCCGCGCGCATCTACCTCTGCAGTCTAGTACCAGACTTTGACCGCACCTCGCCCACATTTGTCAACCTAGTGAGCGCACTTTGCAAGGCTATGGAGTATATTCCTGCTGGACCCGATGGATTCGACCGCTCTTTGGTATGGCCCCTCTTGGTCGCCGGCTCAATCTCGGTGCCACAGTCAGGATTCCGCAAGATGTTTGCAGAACGCTCCGCTCTGTTGGGTGAGGGTGCCAACTTTGGATCTTACGGCAGAGTCAAGAACCTCCTTGAGGAAGTTTGGCGAGTCAACGACGACAACCTCGCGAAGGGTAACACACAGAGTGTCCACTGGCGGGACATGATGCGACAGAAGAACTGGGACTTTTTGCTCATCTAAAAAGCCCTGCTCTTCTGCTGGTATGCATCCTGGTCTTGTGTGCCCTCTTCGCAGGTGACATTCTCTTTTCGTCGGGCTCACGGCTTGGGTGTCGGGCCAAAAGCATTTGCTTGTTTCTTTGCATATATTTTCTTCACAACGATACCCCCCTTTTGTAATTTGGATACTATTGGCGCTCCAGGCGCAAGGAAGCATTCAAACGGCGCAGCAGCATCGATTGGATGGAGTTGGGAGTGGCTTTAGGGCTGACGATATCACGGCTGTCAGACTGGGCAAGGGGCCACACATGGCATGGGAAGCTAGCGCAGCACCCAGGCGCCCACATGTACAGTACGGTAGGATGGGGCTCAAGTAGGAGCTCCATCGATACAGACGAATAGAAGGTGAAACGAGCGATACGCTCAACATGAACAACGCCTCACTTGTGCATATGCAAAATGTGATGTGATTGGATTGGAGGCCGGCTGAGCGACATGGGATGTGGCGCAACACAGGTTCGCCCCTCGCAGTTGCCAGAGTGAGAGAACAGTCTGGCTAAATATAGCGAGCAACATCAGACTGACAGCGAGGCTGCATCTGGACGCGTAGCAGTATACTGACGGTGGGCCAGACACGTCGAGACGGTTGTCTGTTGTCAAAGTCAGAAGAAGGTTCCCGGTGCGTGCCTAGCCGCGTGTCCAAAGCGTCGCGTCTCACGCCGTCGCATAGTTACGGGCCGTAAATGACTATCATTTTGCCGTCGCCGTTATTAACTCTTAGACCGGATTTCCGCCCCCACCCCTCAGTATAGACGTACCGTCCCGCCAGTATCGCGCTTTCGACCCTCGAACTCCACCTTTCTGATGGCGCCCCCAGCCACGGCTCCGTTTACGTCGGTCAACACACACACGCTGCAGCCTGCCACGGATGAAGTTGAGTCGCCGAGCATTTCCAGCACGAATGCACTCGCCCGCTACGAATACGAGGCCGGCCATGCGAATGCCACAACAGGCACCAAGATCTTGATGGTCGAGTGGGAGGATGATGACACAACCCGAGGCGTGCGGGGAGACTGGCATATATCATGGGAAGGCAGCACACGCGTCTTGCCCGCCAACGATCAGCCCGCCAATGATGTGAATCGCATGTATTTTCTTCTGCCTCCGGGTGTTGCGGTACCGACAAGCGTCACACTCACGCTACGACCGCAAGACGCTAGCAAAGCTCCCGTAGTATGGCATACAAATCCCCTGCCGGCCCTGTTTCCCCCTGAACTTGGCGCATCAGCACGCGCAGCCGGAAAGAAGGGTGTTCTGCACACCATCTGGGCAAAGAAGAGGCTACAGGTGCTGCAGAAGGAGATTGAAGCAGAGTCAAGAAACAATGTTGAGGGCGTTGGCCTGCTCATGGTAGTGCAAGAGAAGGAATGGATTGAGTCTACCTTTGGTGTCAATGCCAAACCAGCCGGTCTCAGTATCTCGCTGGGAGAGCCGACATTAGCACCAATGAAAGCTCCGTCTAGCCCGCGATCACCAGGCGGGGGGAGGCTCATGGACAAGCTGGCTGGACTGCGGTTGGGCACGAGCGAGAAGGACCTTAGCCCCAACAGCAGCACGCCAGGCTTCTCCAATCCTCTCTCACCCGAATCCTCCGACATTGCTATTAGTTCATTTTCCGTATTCAAAGGCGCGAATCCATCTGCACTTGCAGCGAAACCGCCGCAGCCGCCACAGTCTCAGCCAGCAGTAGCCCCGCGGAAAGTCGCCGCTCAAGCGCCCCCGCAATTCATCACGGAACAGCAAGGCTCTAGTCTGATGGGCTCCCTGAACGCACTTTCTGGTCCAGCCCCTATCTTCCAGTCCCGTGGTCCATCAGCCCCTGTGGACGAGGACGACAAGGACGACGGGCTATTTGCGCTGCCTATCAGCCCGAGGAGCCCTGAAGTGGGCAAGAGTCCATTCTCGTTTGCAACCAGCGATACGGCACCTTTTCTGAAAGAAGAAAGTGCTGTTTGAGTGTTACAGAAATCGATTCATTAGGGTCTTGGAGTCTAGGGTATGGTATTCTTTCGCTCGTGGGAGGGATTTTGTAGCCTAACATTGTTGAAGCGATACCTTTAGCGGCCTGCATGCCTCTTCAATAAGTAGCAATGATTAGAAACATGGTAATAGGTCTTCACACTCAAACATGGCCAATGGGATCGATGTGAATGTACCTTTGTGTCTTCACGTTGCAAGTGCATCCAACAGATCTCTCGGGAGCAGTGGCATCACCGCGAACATGCGTATGTATGCTTCTCTTGATGATCCACTATAAATTTTGATAAATTTGGGTGATACAAACGCGTGTGTACATGATAGCACATATTTGGCCTAGAGCAGTAGCATGCAAAAGTAAACGCGGACAACGGTGAAGGACAACGCACGTGCTAGGCAGCCGTTCGCCTTGGCACGCTACTGCTGACCAAAGTGGATCTCTCCAACGCGAACTCCAGCGCAGCTTCCACGAGAGTCGCAAAGCTCTCACCACCTCAGCCCACTATTTCCCCTTTGTCGCACACTTTCCTTCGACAACTACACACATTCTCTCATACAGATCCAATTCGCGCAAACATGTTGCACACGGGGCGCGGTGCCATTGCCCAGATCCACTACACGGGCGAAGAGGCTGCGGGTGAGATCAACAAGCTCTTAGGTGCAGTTGTAAGTACTATCCGCTCCTTCCTCACGCTTTCACACTGACGCCGACGTGCATTCAGATCGAGAACGAGGACGACTTTGAGCGATGGGAAGCCCTTGTTACGCGCGCCTCCGATCTTGAGGGCGGCGTCACTCGGAACTCCAGCCCTGGTGCCATTGAACTTGTGCGCAATGTCTACGACTGCTTCCTCACAAAGTTCCCACTGTTCTTTGGCTACTGGAAGAAATATGCCGACCTCGAGTTCTCTATTGGCGGTACCGAGACTGCCGAGATGGTGTACGAGCGCGGTGTCTCTTGCGTCACAACCTCAGTGGACTTGTGGGCAAACTATTGCACCTTCAAGATGGACACGTCGCATGATAACGATATTATTCGAGAGTAAGTCTTGCCTTTCCTCCCCTTCCCCTCCCGATTTGGAGGCTCAATCTTGCCGTAGCCAGCGGCGAGTCCCGCGCATTCTGGCGCTTCATCTTTACAAATGACCTTGTCTCGCTGCATACAGTTTGATGCGCCTCCTAATTGCCCCGTCACTATTTACCCTGCGAATGAGCAGCATGATGCGCTACTAGTCCGAAGTCCATGGTCATAttgccttgttgttggcaCACTAGGTTACTTTACAACAGCAccccctcccctccctcCCCTATATGTAGACCTGTCATGCTGACCCAACAGATTGTTTGAGCGTGGTGCCCACTTTGTCGGTCTTGACTACCAGAGCCACCCGTTCTGGGACAAGTACATTGAATTTGAGGATCGCATCCAAGAGCCAGCGAACGTCACCAAGCTCTACTGCCGAATTATGCATATGCCCATCTACCAGTCTTCTCGATACTATGAGAAGTATTGCCTACTACTTGCCGACCGGCCAGTCGAAGAACTAGTCGATTCTGATATGCTTGAGACGTTTAAGAGCGCAGTTCAGCTGGAGAACCAAGGACAACCTGAGAAGCCGGCGCTAGAAATCGAACGACAGTTGCGCGTCAAGATCCATGAATACTGGTATGAAGTCTACGGAAAGACCTCGGCGGATACGACGAATCGCTGGACTTTCGAAACAGCCATCAAGAGGGCCTACTTCCACGTCACCGATCTCGAAGATGCCGAACTCGAGAACTGGCGCAAGTACTTGGAGTACGAGGAGAAGCAGGGTGGCTTCGAGCGCATCTCTTTCTTGTACGAGCGCTGTTTGGTTGCGTGTGCGCTGTACGATGAGTTCTGGCTGCGATATGCCCGCTGGATGTTCTCGCAGGGCAAGGAAGAAAACACGAGGATCATCTACATGAGGGCTAGCTGCATATTCGTACCTATTTCAGCGCCTACCATACGCCTAAACTGGGCCCGTTTCGAAGAGAAGATCGGTCGTATCACTGTCGCTCGCGATATCTACCTGGCCATGCTCGAAGAGGCTCCCGAACATACCGAGACTCTCATTGCTTTGGCAGGCTTGGAGCGACGCCACGAGGGCAATGACGCTGCTATTCACCTGCTGGAGGAGTACATCAAACGTTCCAACAACCAGATCGGTGGTATCCTAGCTGCAGAACAGGCGCGGATACTCTGGCAATGCAAGGGCAGTGTCGATGAAGCGCGTCAAGTGTTCCAGAACAAGTACGAGCAGTTCCCGGACTCACGAGAGTTTTGGGTCAAGTACCTCGAGTTCGAAGTGGCACAATCTTCACCCAACCAGGACGAGGCTCATGCCCGGATAAAGGCAGTTCACGAGCTTATGCGCACCACAGGCCGCTTCTCTTCTGACGTCTCGAAAGGACTATCGCACTACTACATGTCATACCTACTCGACCGTGGAGGCAAGGATGCAGCTGAGGAGTACATGCAGTTAGATAAGGATG is a window of Pyrenophora tritici-repentis strain M4 chromosome 2, whole genome shotgun sequence DNA encoding:
- a CDS encoding transcriptional regulatory protein pro1; protein product: MVGTTTNAANAAKQAASKMHRRSRTGCFTCRLRRKKCDEGKASCRACKHLGLKCEYKRPMWWSNNEQRRNQKEVIKNIIKRTKLNEKTAQGGAMGTNTPPSLCHSMQTADTFSDGVSCTRAPSVDSQNSLDYNFNPAATPDFYNSSMPPPMFAPSFAHPGHYVPYDIDIKTESQMFINDIPTRRDSTISSYSHYQTPPAVNNVFPTDNWIQQDYFESRRESFTEEPLEFPIFGYTTYGAFSPSHQASIQVDDCDRHLLSHFLDNIMPSAFPVLETNQPGAAQRDVIIPALESNKAYLHCCMSISALHMKTTQGLTGEQIDQDIQRHRGETVQQLTAALYSDSQHGQTLEAALGMIFFQCSVGRFNDGLMDIPWHGHFEAVQNLVHRLELPAQMVAMNGQANAQPPFNMTLASWIDILGATMLGRTPSFADTYREKLIADASSGLAELMGCEDRIMYLISEIACLEALKNENMDVVQLCAHIKLLGEQISLTEPPQGSLNTAYTSTGEILPRQLRRNMTAVYRLAARIYLCSLVPDFDRTSPTFVNLVSALCKAMEYIPAGPDGFDRSLVWPLLVAGSISVPQSGFRKMFAERSALLGEGANFGSYGRVKNLLEEVWRVNDDNLAKGNTQSVHWRDMMRQKNWDFLLI
- a CDS encoding RNA14, Pre 3'-end processing (cleavage and polyadenylation) factor, yielding MLHTGRGAIAQIHYTGEEAAGEINKLLGAVIENEDDFERWEALVTRASDLEGGVTRNSSPGAIELVRNVYDCFLTKFPLFFGYWKKYADLEFSIGGTETAEMVYERGVSCVTTSVDLWANYCTFKMDTSHDNDIIRELFERGAHFVGLDYQSHPFWDKYIEFEDRIQEPANVTKLYCRIMHMPIYQSSRYYEKYCLLLADRPVEELVDSDMLETFKSAVQLENQGQPEKPALEIERQLRVKIHEYWYEVYGKTSADTTNRWTFETAIKRAYFHVTDLEDAELENWRKYLEYEEKQGGFERISFLYERCLVACALYDEFWLRYARWMFSQGKEENTRIIYMRASCIFVPISAPTIRLNWARFEEKIGRITVARDIYLAMLEEAPEHTETLIALAGLERRHEGNDAAIHLLEEYIKRSNNQIGGILAAEQARILWQCKGSVDEARQVFQNKYEQFPDSREFWVKYLEFEVAQSSPNQDEAHARIKAVHELMRTTGRFSSDVSKGLSHYYMSYLLDRGGKDAAEEYMQLDKDVNGAKQIEDGTVAPPIAPAKPSHRTRF